One part of the Indicator indicator isolate 239-I01 chromosome 5, UM_Iind_1.1, whole genome shotgun sequence genome encodes these proteins:
- the RBM44 gene encoding LOW QUALITY PROTEIN: RNA-binding protein 44 (The sequence of the model RefSeq protein was modified relative to this genomic sequence to represent the inferred CDS: inserted 3 bases in 2 codons; deleted 2 bases in 1 codon; substituted 1 base at 1 genomic stop codon), giving the protein MELEKKSNVKSKPRCFNQTSQLFSSSKEAEHMLVRDIAAEANHFGFGQASSANVSELNSSEENLPYLSSSLDADIEMYNKKRMRICYAQAGESKESGMLERTGDDMHCDCRVCDACRQSCLGEDSQLEYLSAHEQDFYDKNSSSEFSEQRETTGIETLKLIDPFQEVPKGGVTQEHNLIEVSEDCSASEYGAGDQTCPEAAMPELAEQLQDSLSLPDCNDVICEHQEEQTEYHSVVSESLLESRSCRRKVSVCPSLLVCDSVENGEVKDIPLSGEENGRHSCHLSEARWSFTVPSEESPCSXAMQLYECAGHSDFYSCEDLGVCAHGDGCVGCISKAVETQFPVAEILTSKNPFFGVEVADKSCHGNTSCLSSGLECRETLKHVYSDFAVNQAVDASSDFRACFTTSRSTSAQVCLSSRAVNTEITMMNKSRPMGCHYDTHTDIACNTEWSCGASGTEKTWSQLTDVLEEHPEGNAAPAERRSQIQEHEFCSSSVKRNTDRLIDLDKQAAKNSVSSHCQKLLQRAIEAELQILKTHYYMCCQHCWRIYKLALEEKICFGRCIQNTELYSSVALVLEELKKKYNSMRMHINRGVPLNALPPLSVEIKLSQISSSYVPCKLLRHNLCYKQAYETACSRTTYNFVSGINEAGLKASKPQERNINLNKDNPQTVRFTDDHQPHDSASSKTFEEQHKDQDVKCGKXSASSIERDDYWFEAKEDLTAADSSVISEKTKKQEENQDTADVRDMKTKESGNEDFIPVGGPSSLVSEGDVRPNFQKYQISDTLTSVTSSNYRYINRNMQFFPDTNKAKLAVEEMNXKKIKGKLVNLELENTSLENKHLVSQVPTNKLLHEILPVYRSQRNGQDKTLTSASSSAKALNATSASEKMHLLPVTTSDTSCSTQVPSEIKCPGLKSSAEDSVHYLLGDNQKDTGENLLQKTSPFSSNSHDAFVSPNKLNLSSFAKLMKKLKEMHPEASRDKIVDALLEVREKNKGVLSGLSISSIVERTSVVLKKSTPSCG; this is encoded by the exons ATGGAGTTGGAAAAGAAGAGCAATGTTAAAAGCAAACCAAGATGCTTCAATCAGACCTCCCAGCTGTTTTCTTCCTCCAAGGAAGCCGAACACATGCTTGTCAGAGATATTGCAGCAGAAGCTAACCACTTTGGCTTTGGCCAGGCAAGTTCTGCCAATGTTTCAGAATTAAACTCGTCAGAAGAAAACTTACCTTATTTAAGTTCATCATTAgatgcagatattgaaatgtataATAAAAAGAGAATGAGAATTTGCTATGCACAGGCAGGTGAAAGCAAAGAATCTGGTATGTTGGAAAGGACAGGTGATGATATGCACTGTGATTGCAGAGTGTGTGACGCTTGCAGGCAAAGCTGTTTAGGTGAAGATTCACAGCTGGAGTATCTCAGTGCTCATGAGCAAGATTTTTATGATAAGAATAGCTCAAGTGAGTTTTCTGAGCAAAGGGAAACTACAGGAATTGAAACCTTAAAGCTGATAGATCCCTTTCAGGAAGTTCCAAAGGGTggagtcacacaggaacacaatcTCATTGAAGTGTCAGAAGATTGCTCTGCTTCTGAGTATGGTGCAGGTGACCAGACCTGCCCCGAAGCAGCAATGCCAGAGCTTGCTGAGCAGCTTCAGGACTCTCTGTCTCTGCCAGATTGCAATGACGTGATTTGCGAGCATcaggaagagcagacagagtATCATAGTGTTGTTTCTGAAAGTCTGCTGGAAAGTCGTTCTTGTAGGAGAAAAGTAAGTGTCTGTCCAAGTCTGCTTGTATGTGACAGTGTAGAAAATGGAGAAGTCAAAGACATCCCACTGAGTGGTGAAGAGAATGGCAGACACAGTTGT CATCTCAGTGAAGCAAGGTGGTCCTTTACTGTCCCCAGTGAAGAGAGCCCCTGCAG AGCCATGCAGCTGTATGAATGTGCAGGGCACTCTGACTTCTACAGCTGTGaagacctgggggtgtgtgCGCATGGGGACGGCTGTGTTGGCTGCATTTCAAAGGCTGTTGAAACCCAATTTCCAGTTGCTGAAATTCTCACCAGCAAGAATCCCTTTTTTGGGGTGGAAGTTGCAGATAAATCCTGCCACGGAAATACCAGCTGTCTGAGCTCAGGGTTGGAGTGTCGTGAAACCTTGAAACACGTTTACAGTGACTTTGCAGTTAACCAGGCTGTTGATGCCAGCTCTGATTTTAGAGCTTGCTTTACAACAAGCAGAAGTACCAGTGCTCAGGTTTGTCTCTCATCCAGGGCTGTTAATACAGAGATAACAATGATGAACAAATCTCGGCCCATGGGTTGTCACTATGACACCCATACAGACATTGCTTGTAATACAGAGTGGTCATGTGGAGCCAGTGGTACAGAGAAAACGTGGTCACAGCTTACTGATGTGCTGGAAGAACACCCAGAAGGCAATGCTGCACCAGCTGAAAGAAGGTCACAAATTCAG GAACATGAGTTTTGTAGCAGCAGTGTAAAGAGAAATACTGACAG GCTGATAGATCTTGACAAACAGGCTGCGAAGAATTCTGTATCAAGCCACTGTCAAAAGTTACTACAGAGAGCAATTGAAGCAGAATTGCAGATTCTAAAGACTCATTATTACATGTGctgtcagcactgctggaggaTTTACAAACTGGCTTTGGAGGAAAAAATCTGTTTTGGCAG ATGTATTCAAAATACTGAATTATATTCATCTGTCGCATTGGTTTTGgaagaactgaaaaagaaatacaacagTATGAGAATGCATATAAACAGAGGTGTGCCATTAAATGCTCTTCCACCACTATCAGTTGAGATTAAGTTATCCCAAATCTCTTCTTCTTATGTCCCCTGCAAG TTGCTCAGACATAATCTTTGCTATAA GCAAGCATACGAGACTGCATGTTCAAGAACAACGTACAA ttttgtttcgGGCATAAATGAAGCTGGCTTGAAGGCATCAAAACcacaagaaagaaatattaatcTCAACAAG GACAATCCACAGACAGTACGTTTCACTGATGACCATCAGCCACATGACTCTGCTTCCTCTAAGACATTTGAAGAACAGCATAAGGATCAGGATGTGAAATGTGGTAAGTGATCTGCCTCTA GCATCGAAAGGGATGATTATTGGTTTGAAGCTAAGGAGGATTTGACAGCAGCAGATAGTTCAGTGAtatctgaaaaaacaaaaaagcaagaagaaaaccaaGACACAGCTGATGTAAGAG ATATGAAGACAAAGGAGAGTGGAAATGAAGACTTCATTCCAGTTGGTGGTCCAAGTTCCTTGGTGTCAGAG GGTGATGTAAGACCAAATTTCCAGAAGTATCAAATTTCAGACACTCTTACTTCTGTGACTTCTAGTAACTACAGGTACATTAATAGAA ATATGCAATTCTTTCCTGACACTAATAAAGCAAAGTTAGCTGTAGAGGAAAtga caaaaaaaataaaaggaaaactaGTAAATCTTGAACTTGAAAATACTTCATTAGAGAATAAGCATTTGGTTTCTCAAGTACCTACAAATAAGCTCCTGCATGAAATCCTACCTGTTTATAGAAGTCAAAGAAATGGTCAAGATAAAACACTCACTTCAGCCTCCAGTTCTGCGAAAGCACTGAATGCCACCTCTGCTTCTGAGAAAATGCATCTCCTTCCTGTGACAACTTCAGACACTTCTTGTTCTACACAAGTACCTTCAGAAATAAAGTGCCCTGGTCTGAAATCATCTGCTGAAGATTCAGTACATTATTTGCTTGGAGATAATCAAAAG GATACTGGAGAAAACCTCCTGCAGAAAacatctcctttctcctctaaTTCACATGATGCCTTTGTTTCACCCAATAAACTGAACTTGAGCAGCTTTGCCAAGTTAATGAAGAAACTTaaagaaatgcatccagaggcTAGCAG AGACAAAATTGTGGATGCTCTGCTAGAGGTGAGGGAAAAGAACAAGGGTGTCCTGAGTGGATTGTCCATCAGTTCTATTGTGGAAAGAACCTCTGTAGTTCTGAAAAAATCAACCCCCAGTTGTGGGTGA